Proteins encoded in a region of the Vicia villosa cultivar HV-30 ecotype Madison, WI linkage group LG5, Vvil1.0, whole genome shotgun sequence genome:
- the LOC131605956 gene encoding uncharacterized protein LOC131605956 codes for MTKRGRGRPKSTVPPTPASQPSPEKSPTGNTSVLKGGRTEDETSNDGSIRKEKDARTDETLIAKKTEAIVDAPQRKLWVDVLTDNRNPAKGMTMEFVAPTIVNGEVEIEIEEDDVTSEIQFWENALVLYVLGTDLSMYTIKNYMEKNWNFVRTPDLYYHEDGYFLARFNSIDDREAVLMKGPYTIRNMPLILKEWRADFNLKKDLLRTLPIWVKLPQLPLHLWGVKSLNKIGSAIGTPLVTDECTASRLRMSYARILVEVDVTQKMVKEISIKDIEGRRIKQGVEYEWQPSFCESCQKIGHQCQKGKKTQQWRPKQKPPDVVKQTTPLKVNEHDVATINKAPIDEENVNSGEAPWTEGRRTARDKGKNVKIVPSEIACDNGFAALEVLSDLLKASSSKLREIRTRLCELKPAIMILIETRVKPNKANSIRDKLQLNVHYIDNYNAHDNGRIWVCWDNARVNLQNIESSSQYIHCRVTDVHGSFKFWLTAVYAQNYIEERKVLWKDIIQIHRNLQGAWCVMGDFNNIAKAKDRLGGRAVTEKEYSDMQDMMCRTGLSEMPSYGDYFTWFNKRADDPIYSRIDRVIANTDWFQEYADCKLNILSPQVSDHAMLHLCDTKPARRPQRHFRFSNCLADMEGFENVVKASWAQPVHGKPMCVLWRKLKRLQYILRRFSKPLNNIQQQKLKARDNLQNAQEALSLNRFDPSIIASIKNYTDEVLRINVLEDSMLKQRAKVDWLRMGDGNNQFFYSYIKAKQAQRNMRGLLKADGSVLQEHEEIESEVLEFYGQLMGKEDNNIQHIDIEAMRRGPQLSMEQREGLIRSISEDDVLQALKGIGDLKAPGLDGFGSKFFKVCWNIVRVDVLAAVQEFFATGSLYKPFNSTIVTLIPKGDSPKGIKDYRPIAGCTTFYKIISRIMTARLGKVLPSIISQTQAAFVPHQNIHNHIFLAYELLKGYKKKGGTPRTMMQIDLQKAYDMVNWHALQSILKEIGIPSQFICWIMASVSSVSYKFNINGEHTKFLQAHRGIRQGDPISPMLFVIIMEYMNRLMFKMQARPEFHHHAQCKKLSLTNLIFADDVLLFCRGDSRSVELMKGAFNTFTNSTGLRANASKSRMYFGGINDDLKHELLSMTGFTEGALPVRYLGVPLTSRRLNVHHYMPLIEKIAGRMQHWTTKLLSYAGRIQLVKSITRAVAQFWMQCFPIPKGVIKKIEDICRKFIWTGNHENNSSKSPVAWSKVCSSYKQGGLQILNMYWWNCALLMKCLWNISEKADNLWVKWINCHYLKGRDVMEYEIKGSNSWMFKGILKQREHIANMQQVWNEAKLKHKFNTTKFYKCLVDDGSSVDWANVMQSNKAQPRALICLWMACHMHLPTRDRLKRFGILQDSNCVLCNESEESHNHIFFQCRKTGNIWKNILEWIELKHQPVSWEAEIRWISTIAKGKGWKAMLIKTIGNSGRKFNGCGLYKLLGRKRCNFFNWYDEEMSVHVTEVILSLMKRIDQLQKKNNIKLKQDEDLKKKLNFCQGLIVASVVVIMGLLCFSLPLDAMLFSSLVITFWQKGGRTCYKE; via the exons ATGACGAAACGGGGTCGGGGGAGGCCAAAGTCTACGGTGCCACCGACGCCGGCGAGTCAACCTTCACCGGAAAAGTCACCGACGGGGAACACGAGTGTGCTGAAGGGAGGACGTACTGAGGATGAAACTAGCAATGACGGCTCGATTAGGAAGGAAAAGGATGCGCGAACAGACGAAACCCTAATTGCGAAGAAAACTGAAGCAATTGTGGATGCACCGCAGCGAAAACTGTGGGTGGATGTACTCACGGATAATCGCAATCCAGCGAAGGGGATGACTATGGAATTTGTGGCGCCAACGATTGTCAACGGGGAAgtggaaattgaaattgaagaagatgatgtgaCTTCTGAAATTCAATTTTGGGAAAACGCTTTGGTTCTGTATGTGCTTGGCACAGATTTGAGCATGTATACGATCAAGAACTATATGGAGAAGAATTGGAACTTTGTACGAACTCCGGATCTATACTACCATGAGGATGGCTATTTCCTGGCTCGATTCAATTCTATTGATGATAGGGAAGCAGTGTTGATGAAAGGACCCTACACAATTAGGAATATGCCGTTGATTTTGAAGGAATGGAGGGCAGATTTCAACTTGAAGAAGGATCTGCTGCGAACACTGCCTATTTGGGTGAAGCTCCCGCAGTTACCTCTGCATCTATGGGGTGTGAAGAGTTTGAACAAGATAGGAAGCGCTATAGGGACGCCTTTGGTTACTGATGAGTGTACTGCGAGCAGGCTGCGCATGTCTTATGCTAGAATCTTGGTGGAAGTAGAtgtcactcagaaaatggtaaaGGAAATATCCATAAAGGACATTGAAGGAAGAAGGATAAAGCAAGGAGTGGAATATGAATGGCAACCTAGCTTTTGTGAATCCTGTCAGAAGATAGGCCATCaatgtcaaaagggaaagaaaaCTCAACAATGGAGACCTAAGCAGAAACCCCCTGATGTGGTAAAGCAGACTACTCCCCTCAAGGTCAATGAACATGATGTTGCTACAATAAATAAGGCACCAATAGATGAGGAAAATGTCAATAGTGGGGAAGCACCTTGGACGGAGGGCAGAAGAACAGCAAGAGATAAAGGTAAGAATGTTAAAATTGTACCTTCTGAGATTGCTTGTGACAATGGCTTTGCGGCTTTAGAGGTTTTGAGTGACCTACTAAAGGCCTCTAGCA GCAAACTGAGGGAGATTAGGACCCGTCTCTGTGAGCTTAAGCCTGCAATTATGATTCTTATAGAAACTAGGGTGAAACCTAATAAAGCAAATAGTATTAGAGACAAGCTGCAACTGAATGTTCATTATATTGATAACTATAATGCTCATGACAATGGTAGAATCTGGGTTTGCTGGGATAATGCCAGGGTGAATCTGCAGAATATTGAGTCATCCAGCCAGTATATACATTGTAGGGTCACTGATGTACATGGTAGCTTTAAATTCTGGTTAACTGCTGTATATGCTCAGAATTATATTGAAGAGAGGAAAGTGCTTTGGAAGGACATTATTCAGATTCACAGGAACTTGCAGGGGGCTTGGTGTGTGATGGGTGATTTTAACAACATTGCCAAAGCCAAGGATAGATTGGGAGGGAGAGCTGTGACTGAGAAGGAATATAGTGATATGCAAGATATGATGTGCAGAACTGGTCTGAGTGAAATGCCCAGCTATGGTGATTACTTCACGTGGTTCAATAAAAGAGCTGATGATCCTATTTACTCTAGGATAGATAGAGTTATTGCTAACACTGATTGGTTCCAAGAGTATGCTGATTGCAAACTAAACATCCTGTCCCCCCAAGTATCAGATCATGCTATGTTGCATTTGTGTGACACTAAGCCTGCGAGAAGACCTCAGAGACATTTCAGATTTAGTAATTGCCTTGCTGATATGGAAGGGTTTGAGAATGTAGTGAAAGCATCTTGGGCTCAACCTGTCCATGGGAAGCCTATGTGTGTTTTGTGGAGGAAACTCAAGAGATTGCAGTATATATTGAGAAGATTTAGCAAGCCTCTGAATAATATTCAGCAGCAAAAGTTAAAAGCTAGAGATAATCTTCAGAATGCCCAGGAAGCTCTCAGTCTGAACAGATTTGATCCTAGTATCATTGCTAGTATCAAGAACTATACTGATGAGGTGTTGAGAATAAATGTGTTGGAGGATAGTATGCTTAAGCAAAGGGCTAAAGTGGACTGGTTAAGAATGGGGGATGGTAATAATCAGTTCTTCTATTCATACATTAAAGCCAAGCAAGCACAGAGAAACATGAGAGGATTATTAAAGGCTGATGGGTCTGTTTTGCAAGAGCATGAGGAGATTGAATCTGAAGTTCTTGAGTTTTATGGTCAGCTTATGGGAAAGGAGGATAATAATATTCAGCATATAGATATTGAGGCCATGAGAAGAGGACCTCAATTGAGTATGGAGCAGAGAGAGGGGCTTATTAGAAGTATATCTGAGGATGATGTGCTGCAGGCTTTAAAAGGGATAGGAGATTTGAAAGCTCCAGGCCTTGATGGTTTTGGATCCAAATTTTTCAAAGTCTGTTGGAACATTGTTAGGGTGGATGTTTTGGCTGCTGTCCAGGAGTTCTTTGCCACTGGATCTTTGTATAAACCTTTCAACAGCACCATAGTAACATTGATCCCAAAAGGAGATTCACCTAAAGGTATAAAGGATTACAGGCCTATTGCTGGATGTACAACTTTTTACAAGATTATCTCTAGAATTATGACTGCCAGGTTGGGGAAGGTTCTTCCTAGCATCATAAGTCAAACTCAGGCTGCTTTTGTCCCTCATCAGAATATTCACAACCATATCTTTTTGGCTTATGAATTACTTAAAGGTTATAAGAAAAAGGGTGGAACTCCTAGAACAATGATGCAAATTGACCTTCAGAAAGCATATGATATGGTCAATTGGCATGCATTACAGAGTATCTTAAAGGAGATTGGTATCCCTAGTCAATTCATCTGCTGGATTATGGCTAGTGTTAGTTCTGTTTCTTATAAATTCAATATCAATGGAGAGCACACCAAATTTTTGCAAGCTCATAGGGGTATTAGGCAGGGTGACCCCATATCTCCTATGCTGTTTGTGATtattatggagtacatgaatagATTGATGTTCAAGATGCAGGCTAGGCCAGAGTTCCATCATCATGCTCAATGCAAGAAACTTTCCCTCACTAATCTAATATTTGCTGATGATGTATTACTGTTTTGCAGAGGTGATTCTCGATCTGTGGAGTTGATGAAGGGAGCCTTTAATACTTTCACTAATTCTACCGGTCTCAGAGCAAATGCTAGTAAGAGCAGAATGTATTTTGGTGGCATTAATGATGATCTAAAGCATGAGTTACTTAGTATGACAGGATTTACTGAAGGTGCCCTACCTGTTAGGTACCTTGGGGTCCCTCTTACTAGTAGGAGGTTGAATGTTCATCACTATATGCCTTTAATTGAGAAGATTGCAGGTAGAATGCAGCATTGGACAACTAAGCTGCTCAGTTATGCTGGAAGGATCCAGCTGGTGAAGAGCATTACTAGAGCTGTAGCACAGTTTTGGATGCAATGCTTCCCCATTCCCAAAGGTGTCATAAAGAAGATTGAGGATATTTGTAGGAAATTCATTTGGACTGGAAATCATGAGAATAATAGTAGCAAGAGCCCGGTTGCTTGGAGTAAAGTCTGCAGCAGCTATAAACAAGGAGGTCTCCAAATACTGAATATGTATTGGTGGAACTGTGCTTTACTTATGAAATGTTTGTGGAACATAAGTGAAAAGGCTGACAATCTATGGGTAAAGTGGATTAATTGCCACTATTTGAAAGGAAGGGATGTCATGGAGTATGAAATTAAGGGTAGTAATAGCTGGATGTTCAAAGGGATCCTTAAGCAAAGGGAGCATATTGCTAATATGCAGCAGGTGTGGAATGAGGCTAAGCTGAAGCATAAATTCAATACCACAAAGTTTTATAAATGTCTTGTTGATGATGGGAGTTCTGTTGATTGGGCGAATGTGATGCAAAGTAATAAAGCGCAGCCTAGAGCTCTTATCTGCTTGTGGATGGCATGTCATATGCATCTACCTACTAGGGACAGACTTAAACGGTTTGGTATCTTGCAGGACAGTAACTGTGTTCTGTGCAACGAATCTGAGGAATCCCACAACCATATCTTCTTTCAATGCAGGAAAACTGGAAATATatggaagaatattctagagtgGATTGAGTTAAAGCATCAGCCGGTTAGTTGGGAGGCTGAAATTCGATGGATATCTACTATTGCCAAAGGCAAGGGTTGGAAAGCTATGTTGATTAAA ACTATTGGGAATTCTGGGAGGAAGTTTAATGGGTGTGGGTTATACAAG TTGTTAGGAAGAAAGAGATGCAATTTCTTCAATTGGTACGATGAAGAAATGTCCGTTCATGTGACGGAGGTTATTTTGTCACTAATGAAGAGAATTGATCAACTTCAGAAGAAGAATAATATAAAGCTGAAACAAGATGAGGATTTAAAGAAGAAGCTAAATTTTTGCCAAGGATTGATTGTTGCATCTGTTGTGGTCATAATGGGATTGCTATGCTTTTCTCTTCCCTTGGATGCCATGCTCTTCTCTTCACTCGTTATAACGTTTTGGCAGAAGGGAGGAAGAACTTGTTACAAGGAGTGA